In a genomic window of Ruminococcus albus 7 = DSM 20455:
- a CDS encoding TetR/AcrR family transcriptional regulator, producing MNNSFLSLPDDKRTSIINAALRVFSQYGYKKSPINEIAAEAGISKSLLFYYFKNKKELYLYLLQYCAEIKSQRIKEQGCYDSENFFDAFTHSLKTITDMLRSYPECVIFELKAYYDNEPEVKADVSDFIDSYSRFDYQTTNISITPDQFIEGLDLEMIYRNIYLACEGYLFEKISNGSLNADDMEHDYLKMIDHWKQIYLRRETSS from the coding sequence ATGAATAACAGCTTTCTTAGTTTGCCAGATGATAAGCGCACCTCTATCATAAATGCTGCTCTGCGTGTATTCTCGCAATATGGATACAAGAAAAGCCCTATAAATGAGATCGCAGCAGAAGCAGGGATAAGCAAATCTCTTTTATTCTATTATTTTAAGAACAAAAAAGAGCTTTATCTGTATCTTCTGCAATATTGTGCTGAGATAAAGAGTCAAAGAATAAAAGAACAAGGATGCTATGACAGCGAGAACTTTTTTGATGCTTTTACACATTCATTAAAGACAATAACCGATATGCTTCGTTCATACCCTGAATGTGTGATATTTGAACTGAAAGCATACTATGATAATGAACCAGAGGTAAAAGCGGACGTTTCGGACTTTATAGACAGCTATTCAAGATTTGATTATCAGACTACTAATATCAGCATTACCCCTGATCAGTTTATAGAAGGTCTTGACCTTGAAATGATATATAGGAACATATATCTTGCCTGTGAAGGTTATTTATTTGAAAAGATAAGCAATGGCAGCTTAAATGCCGATGATATGGAACATGATTATCTGAAAATGATAG
- a CDS encoding dockerin type I domain-containing protein: MTVKDGTKTLVNGTDYTVSYLDNKNVGTAEIIVTGIGQYSGTTSLTFEIIAKVDSMLGDVNGDGKINVTDITKVAVHIKGKKMLDDAVLQYADVNHDGKINVSDITKIAAHIKGKKLLF; encoded by the coding sequence GTGACCGTAAAAGATGGAACGAAGACACTTGTAAACGGTACTGATTATACTGTTTCTTATTTAGATAATAAAAATGTGGGTACTGCAGAAATCATTGTTACAGGTATCGGACAGTATTCAGGAACAACAAGCCTGACTTTCGAAATAATTGCTAAAGTTGATTCAATGCTCGGTGACGTAAACGGTGACGGCAAGATCAATGTTACCGACATCACAAAGGTAGCTGTACACATCAAAGGTAAGAAAATGCTTGATGATGCAGTACTTCAATATGCCGATGTAAACCACGACGGTAAAATCAATGTTTCTGACATTACAAAAATCGCAGCACACATAAAAGGGAAAAAATTACTATTTTAG
- a CDS encoding ParM/StbA family protein — protein MINTKDFKTKTYLKKGNNIGSNKAWVIAMDVGYSAVKIMSKTDICSFPSFAIRRKDNTASIGDAAPTDIQYKGEDGVIWDVGEIAVGKISQSDSSNSEEMLYSRNRYTNPMFLVISRVGIALGLQGYMGENGGGKKKIVLQTGLPPAYVKADSKPLKNILKGKHEFYLKIGKETWKKYCFELEEENIWIMQQPLGSLLGATLTDEGKQTPDGKDLMNKNVLIFDGGFGTLDTFEIINRTIGSTQTFDHLGMKAILHKAVNDIYNKYDEEIAVSAMQNILSTGKIKKYDSETVSTKTIEIADIVETCSYDICMEAIKSIRTIYNNLIEYDYLLVTGGTGDAWFSTVKNYFSKMEGLNVIAANRATTIPQIFSNVRGYYLYRVTALNSKKSA, from the coding sequence ATGATAAACACAAAAGATTTTAAGACAAAGACTTATCTTAAAAAGGGAAATAACATAGGATCAAACAAAGCTTGGGTCATAGCTATGGATGTTGGCTACTCAGCAGTAAAGATAATGTCAAAGACAGATATCTGTTCTTTCCCATCATTTGCTATAAGAAGAAAAGATAATACAGCTTCCATAGGCGACGCTGCTCCTACAGATATTCAGTATAAGGGCGAAGACGGTGTTATCTGGGATGTAGGAGAGATCGCTGTTGGTAAGATTTCTCAGTCAGATAGCAGTAATTCCGAAGAAATGCTCTATTCGAGAAATAGATACACTAATCCGATGTTTCTTGTTATCAGCAGAGTCGGTATCGCGCTCGGTCTGCAGGGCTACATGGGAGAGAACGGCGGCGGAAAGAAGAAAATTGTCCTCCAGACTGGACTTCCTCCTGCATATGTAAAGGCAGACAGCAAACCCTTAAAAAATATACTTAAGGGTAAGCACGAATTTTATCTTAAGATAGGAAAAGAAACATGGAAGAAATACTGCTTTGAACTGGAAGAAGAGAACATCTGGATCATGCAGCAGCCTTTAGGCTCACTTCTCGGTGCAACTCTAACTGATGAAGGAAAGCAGACTCCGGACGGAAAAGATCTTATGAACAAGAACGTCCTCATCTTCGACGGCGGATTCGGAACTCTTGATACTTTCGAGATAATAAACCGAACAATAGGATCGACACAAACATTTGATCATCTCGGTATGAAAGCAATACTGCACAAGGCAGTAAATGATATTTATAACAAATACGACGAGGAGATAGCCGTATCTGCAATGCAGAATATTCTTAGTACCGGAAAGATCAAAAAGTACGATTCGGAAACGGTATCCACTAAAACCATAGAGATAGCAGACATCGTTGAGACTTGCAGTTATGATATCTGCATGGAAGCTATTAAGAGCATACGTACTATTTACAACAATCTTATCGAATACGATTATTTGCTCGTTACAGGCGGCACAGGTGATGCTTGGTTCTCGACAGTAAAAAATTATTTTTCCAAGATGGAAGGGCTCAATGTTATAGCAGCTAACAGAGCTACTACTATTCCTCAGATCTTCTCCAACGTGAGAGGTTACTATCTGTATCGTGTAACTGCACTGAATTCAAAGAAGTCAGCATGA
- a CDS encoding DUF4317 family protein: protein MNKSDVTKFKKFIDNDNNFFTVNNVLTAVINKDVVYCTEKRSWISYSQSEQEEIVSIIKKVLTGKIGKVLTEYEFPITPEKKNVSQELLMNMKISQFEDDDLNEIFINKIKDGVKTDGAYTVLSVNFTISVYDKNADHSDEVSFVVTAFCPIKLRIDGFIYNDESNTVEKKTSTDRILEQASDGFMFPTFTDRQEDVNHVMYFSKNAGKPNVGIIENVLGCKYIMSSEQQKTHFWGMVANVLGEDLNYDMIVNINEKLSDLVQASEGLKEAREIDCADIQHILEKCDVPKDKLDDFGKIYDKVMSSRYSSFIAANVCDEKVNIKFGNSSLKIDYKKAATALDVQMVNGRKCLVFPLDSAEISVLGIDTSVNHSLNV from the coding sequence ATGAATAAGAGCGATGTAACTAAGTTCAAAAAGTTTATCGACAACGACAACAACTTTTTTACAGTGAATAATGTTCTGACTGCTGTTATAAATAAAGACGTTGTATACTGTACTGAAAAAAGATCGTGGATAAGCTATTCTCAGAGCGAACAGGAGGAGATAGTCTCTATAATCAAAAAAGTACTGACAGGAAAGATAGGCAAAGTTCTTACCGAATACGAATTCCCTATAACCCCCGAGAAGAAAAATGTTTCTCAGGAACTACTGATGAATATGAAGATATCTCAGTTTGAAGATGATGATCTGAACGAGATCTTCATTAATAAGATCAAAGACGGTGTGAAAACAGATGGTGCATACACCGTACTGTCTGTAAACTTTACGATCTCTGTATACGATAAAAATGCTGATCACTCAGATGAAGTATCTTTTGTTGTAACTGCTTTTTGTCCTATAAAGCTGAGGATCGACGGCTTTATTTATAACGACGAGTCCAATACCGTCGAAAAGAAAACATCAACAGACAGGATCCTGGAACAGGCTTCTGACGGATTCATGTTCCCTACATTCACAGATAGGCAGGAAGATGTGAACCATGTAATGTATTTTTCTAAAAATGCCGGAAAGCCGAATGTCGGGATAATAGAAAATGTACTCGGCTGCAAGTATATAATGAGTTCTGAACAGCAGAAAACGCATTTCTGGGGTATGGTCGCCAATGTCCTGGGTGAAGACCTTAACTATGATATGATAGTAAATATAAATGAAAAGCTGTCAGATCTTGTACAGGCTTCCGAGGGACTAAAAGAGGCACGTGAAATAGACTGTGCAGACATACAGCATATTCTTGAAAAATGCGATGTACCGAAGGACAAGCTTGATGATTTTGGTAAGATCTATGATAAGGTGATGTCATCAAGGTATTCATCTTTTATTGCAGCAAACGTCTGTGATGAAAAAGTTAATATAAAATTCGGAAATTCCAGCCTGAAGATCGATTATAAAAAAGCAGCTACTGCCCTCGACGTTCAGATGGTAAACGGAAGGAAGTGCCTTGTATTTCCTCTTGATTCAGCCGAGATTTCTGTGCTTGGCATCGACACGAGCGTAAATCATTCTCTGAACGTTTAA
- a CDS encoding zinc ribbon domain-containing protein, translating into MSKFCPSCGKQLNDTAMFCEHCGTKLNTESTVSEEVSQVYMPATEEKTYENDDDNSAAAMLRSRSYEEKPKEKKPVRRKIIAVLAFLVVCAGGALAYLLLKEPEKPLKPNREVVSSKAEKTESEPEVLTTSDEDSKADDSSEPETEDNEWEIKAEIEAPEKELDVTTETVNDHEIKKFSTGIKDSYYDFVNYYKEQYGSNASYSQFKTEDVYTRQSQRKNYTGVKDNYNININANTRDGESVVLAKSSFSTYTAYFDGASSFYMEIHDEEGESVSTFQTECYDHLKNFMDEDLAEFLVYGQGKVYYGEEDNKNLEYEMIFSTQDIKMKANRNVEVDKRHGFKAAFEIGFELMTDEESQTPYFDGSSPEVYNNSSIKISDFIPVLSDPSQTDCGSSHEFMKNVMSNFTIPGKKFIDTKLDSMNVTEMVSEDDGSKTKNAFKFRVSSGVSGMKYEDAPFVDFNFEAVKDDKSNYSECKSEIYGNLKNSNRTDKNVESIISFLKAIYPNIAGANIPADKAVESLRKNQPFEIDVKIGAAWSSNVPAHLVISNEEGTCFTLTFGIEQQSVNKEDDSKDESSSIGLEEDMPQEASSKTDNSSKADDFAAARS; encoded by the coding sequence ATGTCAAAATTTTGTCCGTCATGCGGAAAGCAGCTGAACGATACAGCAATGTTCTGTGAGCACTGCGGAACCAAGTTAAACACAGAAAGTACAGTTTCCGAAGAGGTAAGCCAGGTCTATATGCCGGCGACGGAAGAAAAAACCTATGAAAATGATGATGATAACAGCGCGGCTGCTATGCTGAGAAGCAGATCTTATGAGGAAAAGCCAAAAGAGAAAAAGCCTGTAAGAAGGAAGATAATTGCAGTACTTGCTTTTCTTGTGGTGTGCGCAGGCGGTGCTTTAGCTTATTTGCTTCTTAAAGAGCCCGAAAAGCCACTTAAGCCAAACCGGGAAGTTGTATCATCCAAAGCAGAAAAAACAGAATCTGAACCAGAAGTGTTGACCACATCGGATGAAGACAGCAAAGCGGATGATTCTTCTGAACCGGAGACAGAAGATAATGAATGGGAGATCAAAGCAGAAATCGAAGCTCCTGAGAAAGAACTTGATGTAACTACGGAAACAGTTAATGATCATGAGATCAAAAAGTTTTCTACAGGCATCAAAGATTCGTATTATGACTTTGTAAACTACTATAAGGAACAGTACGGCAGTAATGCTTCTTATTCTCAGTTCAAAACCGAGGACGTTTATACAAGACAGTCGCAGCGAAAGAATTACACCGGTGTTAAAGATAATTACAACATAAACATCAATGCTAACACCAGAGACGGAGAATCAGTCGTTCTTGCAAAGTCAAGCTTTAGTACGTACACGGCGTATTTTGACGGTGCATCGTCTTTCTATATGGAAATACACGACGAAGAAGGGGAGTCCGTTTCAACTTTTCAGACAGAATGCTATGATCACTTGAAGAACTTTATGGACGAAGATCTGGCTGAGTTTCTTGTATATGGCCAGGGTAAAGTCTATTACGGAGAAGAAGATAACAAAAACCTTGAATACGAGATGATCTTCTCCACACAGGACATAAAAATGAAGGCTAACAGAAATGTTGAGGTCGATAAAAGACACGGCTTTAAGGCTGCGTTTGAAATCGGATTTGAACTTATGACTGATGAAGAAAGTCAGACTCCTTATTTTGACGGAAGCTCTCCCGAGGTGTATAATAATTCTTCAATAAAGATATCCGACTTTATCCCGGTTCTGAGTGATCCTTCTCAGACTGACTGCGGTTCTTCTCACGAATTCATGAAGAATGTAATGTCAAACTTTACTATACCGGGTAAAAAGTTTATCGATACTAAGCTTGACAGCATGAATGTTACTGAAATGGTATCCGAGGACGATGGTTCAAAGACCAAAAACGCTTTTAAATTCAGAGTTTCAAGCGGTGTCAGCGGAATGAAGTATGAGGATGCTCCTTTCGTAGACTTCAATTTTGAAGCAGTCAAGGATGATAAATCAAATTACTCGGAATGTAAGAGTGAGATATACGGAAATCTCAAAAACAGCAACAGGACAGATAAGAACGTCGAATCGATCATTTCTTTCCTTAAGGCTATCTACCCGAATATTGCCGGTGCTAACATTCCGGCTGACAAAGCTGTTGAATCATTGAGAAAGAACCAGCCTTTTGAAATCGATGTTAAGATTGGCGCTGCATGGTCCAGCAACGTACCGGCTCATCTTGTTATATCCAATGAGGAAGGCACCTGCTTTACCTTGACTTTTGGTATAGAACAGCAGTCAGTAAATAAAGAAGATGACAGTAAAGATGAATCATCATCTATAGGCTTGGAAGAGGATATGCCTCAGGAAGCAAGTTCAAAAACTGATAATTCGTCAAAGGCTGACGATTTTGCCGCCGCACGCTCGTGA
- a CDS encoding IS200/IS605 family element transposase accessory protein TnpB, with product MQIYTTYSVKIKHYNNIFKDTVIVYRHAVDYLISVCLDHWDNIVTFKGVSRLTYIETLIHATKDNPDPIYDFDAKFYKMPSYLRRGAINEAIGKVSSYKTNLDNWIKDPVGREPSYPKSGYSFPSMYRTVMYNQTGDYTARIKVYIRNTWDWITINFKKSDMDYIYRHCSFRKQCAPTLQKRSKEWFLDFPFEEKVKLADTSVHEQTIVAVDLGINTAATISVMRSDGTILGRHFCKLTKETDHLMHSINRIKKAQQHGNYKTPRLWAKAKGINHDIATKTAACIVDIAVLYNADVIVFEHLDKNGKVRGSKKQKLKLWRSQEVQSIVTNKAHRQGMRVSHICAWNTSRLAYDGSGFVLRGKFGGFNTYELCKFQNGKTYNCDLSASYNIGARYFIRETLKSLDENSRLLIEAKVPQCSKRSTCTFSTLVNLNAEIIAQTA from the coding sequence ATGCAGATATATACGACATACAGCGTTAAGATCAAGCATTACAACAACATCTTTAAAGATACCGTTATCGTATACAGACATGCTGTAGATTACCTTATCAGCGTTTGTCTGGATCATTGGGATAACATTGTTACATTCAAAGGGGTGAGTAGACTCACATATATTGAAACACTGATCCATGCTACAAAAGATAATCCCGATCCAATTTATGACTTTGACGCCAAATTCTATAAAATGCCAAGCTATCTGCGTCGTGGTGCAATCAACGAGGCTATAGGCAAGGTATCATCTTACAAAACCAATCTCGATAACTGGATCAAAGATCCGGTCGGAAGAGAACCATCGTATCCAAAATCAGGTTATTCATTCCCGTCTATGTATCGTACAGTAATGTACAATCAGACCGGTGATTATACTGCCCGGATCAAAGTCTACATCCGTAATACATGGGACTGGATAACGATAAACTTTAAAAAGTCTGATATGGATTATATATACAGACATTGCAGTTTTCGCAAGCAATGCGCTCCAACACTTCAAAAACGAAGCAAGGAGTGGTTTTTGGACTTTCCGTTTGAGGAAAAGGTCAAACTTGCAGATACATCTGTACACGAACAGACCATTGTTGCTGTAGACCTTGGGATCAACACCGCTGCTACGATTTCCGTAATGCGTTCAGATGGCACTATTCTTGGAAGGCATTTTTGTAAGCTTACCAAAGAAACAGACCATCTGATGCATAGCATTAACCGTATAAAAAAAGCTCAGCAGCATGGTAACTATAAAACACCAAGGCTTTGGGCAAAAGCCAAAGGAATCAATCACGACATTGCCACTAAAACAGCTGCCTGCATCGTAGATATAGCCGTTCTTTATAATGCAGATGTTATTGTATTTGAGCATTTAGACAAGAACGGTAAGGTCCGCGGTTCTAAAAAGCAGAAGCTCAAGCTGTGGCGCAGTCAGGAAGTACAGTCTATTGTAACGAATAAAGCTCACAGACAAGGTATGAGAGTAAGCCATATCTGTGCATGGAATACGTCACGCCTTGCCTACGATGGCAGTGGTTTTGTACTTCGTGGTAAATTCGGTGGTTTCAATACCTATGAGCTATGCAAATTTCAAAATGGCAAGACCTACAACTGTGATCTATCTGCTTCGTATAATATCGGGGCAAGATATTTCATACGTGAAACATTAAAATCCTTGGATGAGAATTCAAGGTTGCTCATTGAGGCTAAAGTCCCTCAATGCAGTAAGAGAAGCACCTGCACGTTCTCTACCTTAGTTAACCTGAATGCGGAAATTATTGCTCAAACAGCATAA
- a CDS encoding dockerin type I repeat-containing protein: protein MRKVFKCINKVIASAIAALLAVSGTVLVSFADDYQKGDVNRSGSINVTDIISVAAHIKGKRLIDPEYQYLADINEDGIINISDITTIAARVKGYYANKVPEKVNFTSTDTSPSYLFLKQNYKGMVKSKELDPNSNNGVLFDNLYYGYQIDDNTYRLYSRNTYTDVPKKYVRDGVFITNKYNNILNVGNISQFDNELNVTEYNGKDKDLSCGPACIAMAVTSEFKKNVSITDVFVDGNNYAWSIGAIPKNLYAHNYNYTPWNFEWCEAGGNGTTLNGMFRLMQIYADREGKTAVSPVVNYYESNNKTIDKIDKALSEGHTVVASVLFNSRYVAFNGYSNTIRAAANFLPANPFIHYVVIAGECDGSGKYDGYYAVADPYKKALKDINGNLVCDDINSGLTIVRKQTMAGSINQMYDSWYRGIVYVK from the coding sequence ATGCGTAAAGTGTTTAAATGTATCAATAAAGTAATCGCGTCGGCAATTGCTGCATTGTTAGCTGTTTCAGGAACAGTACTGGTTAGTTTCGCTGATGATTATCAAAAGGGAGACGTAAACAGAAGTGGTTCGATTAATGTTACAGATATTATCAGTGTGGCAGCCCATATAAAAGGCAAAAGATTAATAGACCCTGAATATCAATATCTGGCCGATATAAATGAAGATGGTATTATAAATATTTCTGATATAACGACAATAGCTGCAAGAGTCAAAGGTTATTATGCCAATAAGGTTCCGGAGAAAGTAAATTTTACAAGCACGGATACATCTCCGTCTTACTTGTTTTTGAAACAAAACTATAAAGGAATGGTAAAATCAAAGGAGCTGGATCCAAACAGCAATAACGGAGTATTATTTGATAATCTTTATTATGGTTATCAGATAGACGATAATACATATAGATTATATAGCAGGAACACTTATACAGACGTTCCTAAGAAGTATGTTCGTGACGGTGTATTTATTACCAATAAATACAACAATATCTTGAATGTGGGAAATATATCGCAGTTTGATAATGAACTTAATGTAACAGAATATAACGGAAAAGATAAGGATCTGAGCTGCGGTCCCGCGTGTATTGCTATGGCTGTTACAAGTGAATTCAAAAAGAATGTATCTATTACAGACGTTTTTGTAGACGGAAATAATTATGCATGGTCTATAGGAGCTATACCAAAAAATCTTTATGCACATAATTACAACTACACACCATGGAATTTTGAATGGTGTGAGGCCGGAGGGAACGGCACTACCCTTAATGGTATGTTCAGGCTTATGCAGATATATGCCGACAGGGAAGGGAAGACTGCTGTTTCACCCGTTGTAAACTATTATGAAAGCAATAATAAAACAATAGATAAAATAGACAAGGCTCTCAGTGAAGGACATACCGTTGTGGCTTCTGTGCTGTTTAATTCGAGATATGTAGCTTTCAATGGCTATTCCAATACTATCCGTGCTGCAGCAAATTTTCTCCCGGCAAATCCTTTTATCCATTATGTGGTCATAGCAGGAGAATGTGATGGATCAGGAAAATATGACGGATATTATGCTGTAGCGGATCCTTATAAAAAAGCATTGAAAGATATAAACGGAAATTTGGTCTGTGATGATATAAATTCGGGACTTACTATCGTAAGAAAACAGACTATGGCTGGTTCGATAAATCAGATGTATGATTCGTGGTACAGAGGTATTGTATACGTGAAATAA
- a CDS encoding HU family DNA-binding protein codes for MNKAELINVIAEKGGYTKKEADKVLTTVLDTIAGALENGEKVTLVGFGTFEVRERAAKVALNPVTKAPVDVPARKVPAFKAGQALKEAVAKAKNKK; via the coding sequence ATGAATAAGGCAGAACTTATCAATGTTATCGCAGAGAAGGGCGGTTATACCAAGAAGGAAGCTGATAAGGTACTGACAACAGTTCTTGATACTATTGCAGGCGCTCTGGAGAACGGTGAGAAGGTCACTCTCGTTGGCTTCGGTACATTCGAGGTTAGGGAAAGAGCTGCTAAGGTCGCTTTAAATCCTGTTACCAAGGCTCCTGTTGACGTTCCTGCAAGAAAGGTTCCCGCGTTCAAGGCTGGACAGGCTCTTAAGGAAGCTGTTGCAAAGGCTAAGAACAAGAAGTAA
- a CDS encoding ATP-binding cassette domain-containing protein: MSVIKVKNAVKRFKSNTVIDDVSLTLKSGNIYGFVGRNGSGKTMLFRAMSGLIHLTEGSIEVDGKVLHKDIDALPSVGIAIENAGLFPEFSGYKNLKILAGIKKKISKDKIRETIAAVGLDPDDKRPIRKYSLGMRQRILIAQAIMEDPDVLLLDEPTNGLDDSGVDEIRKLISAQAQRGALVCVASHNKEDIALLSNKIFRVDNGKVREDREI; this comes from the coding sequence ATGTCAGTGATAAAAGTTAAAAACGCAGTGAAGAGATTCAAAAGTAACACAGTCATAGATGATGTTTCACTTACGTTAAAAAGTGGAAACATATACGGATTCGTAGGTAGAAATGGCAGCGGAAAGACTATGTTGTTTAGAGCTATGTCGGGACTTATACATTTAACAGAAGGCAGTATTGAGGTAGACGGCAAAGTGCTCCATAAAGATATCGATGCCCTCCCCAGTGTAGGCATAGCCATCGAAAATGCAGGATTATTTCCGGAGTTTTCAGGGTATAAAAATTTAAAGATTTTGGCAGGAATAAAAAAGAAGATCAGTAAAGATAAAATTCGTGAAACCATCGCAGCTGTTGGACTTGATCCAGATGATAAACGTCCGATTAGGAAGTACTCATTAGGTATGCGTCAAAGAATACTTATAGCACAAGCTATAATGGAGGATCCGGATGTCCTGCTTCTTGATGAGCCTACAAACGGACTTGATGACAGCGGTGTTGATGAGATAAGAAAATTGATATCTGCCCAAGCGCAGCGCGGTGCTTTAGTTTGCGTTGCCAGTCACAATAAGGAAGATATAGCATTGCTGAGTAATAAAATATTCAGGGTTGATAACGGCAAAGTCAGGGAGGATCGAGAAATATGA
- a CDS encoding DNA-methyltransferase yields MTLIQKVIRLLSINHDGLTTKELYEKLPEYSPTGIRGVISRYLRTNETPAFERKEAGVFVLIEVIKAEKNEEGISLSYRASYDTLENGSVDLFYKDVFVENEMIEEGVYEQRRAFADEQDFFNAKINLQAVLAHADAKTILNKLKTESFDMILTDPPYRVISGGTGGKNAPKGMLSKNDGKIFDNNDIQFDEYIPECYRVLKPDRQAYFFTNFLNLQQLIEAVQRSGFKVHNLLVWLKNNATPNRWYMKNCENVLFCYKGKAKAISNCGSKTVHQFDNIKGPKLHETEKPVELLKMYIENSTEEGEWILDPFAGSGSTMAASLLLNRKVFTCEIDKKYLNVIKTRAISILKSGEDDRNLVV; encoded by the coding sequence ATGACACTGATACAGAAAGTGATCAGGCTGTTAAGTATAAATCATGATGGTCTGACGACGAAAGAATTATACGAAAAATTACCGGAATATTCTCCTACCGGCATAAGAGGAGTTATTTCCAGATATTTGAGAACAAACGAAACTCCAGCTTTTGAAAGAAAAGAAGCTGGAGTCTTTGTCTTGATAGAAGTTATAAAGGCAGAAAAGAACGAAGAAGGTATAAGTCTCAGTTATAGAGCATCATATGATACTTTGGAAAATGGCAGTGTTGATCTCTTTTATAAAGATGTATTTGTAGAAAACGAAATGATAGAAGAGGGCGTATACGAACAAAGAAGAGCATTTGCAGATGAACAGGACTTCTTTAATGCAAAGATAAACTTGCAGGCAGTGCTGGCTCATGCTGATGCTAAGACTATACTGAACAAACTTAAAACAGAGTCCTTTGATATGATACTTACCGACCCGCCTTACAGGGTAATTTCAGGAGGGACAGGCGGTAAAAACGCACCCAAAGGAATGCTGAGCAAAAATGACGGAAAGATATTCGATAACAACGACATACAGTTTGATGAATATATTCCCGAATGTTACAGGGTACTTAAACCTGACAGACAGGCATACTTCTTCACAAATTTTCTTAATCTTCAGCAGCTTATTGAAGCAGTTCAGAGGTCAGGATTTAAGGTTCATAACCTTTTGGTCTGGCTGAAAAATAATGCCACACCCAACAGATGGTACATGAAAAACTGTGAGAATGTATTGTTCTGCTACAAAGGAAAAGCAAAGGCTATTTCAAACTGCGGAAGTAAGACCGTACATCAGTTTGATAACATAAAGGGACCAAAACTCCATGAGACCGAAAAACCCGTTGAACTGCTTAAAATGTATATAGAAAATTCCACTGAAGAAGGAGAATGGATCCTTGACCCGTTTGCGGGCTCAGGTTCGACAATGGCGGCATCGCTTCTTCTGAATAGAAAGGTATTTACCTGTGAGATAGATAAAAAGTATCTTAATGTAATAAAAACCAGAGCAATATCTATCCTGAAAAGCGGAGAAGATGATAGGAACTTAGTAGTTTGA